The Vibrio navarrensis genome has a segment encoding these proteins:
- a CDS encoding S1 family peptidase, with protein sequence MSAVELSVVFIMWKKTLLLAGAWAICASTHAIILGENDPDASFRVTIRSSNMAEFPVCGGTMVSERWVLTAAHCVVMGEGTDLASYFVTKPHQISVTARTPDLNLSQIENYFNVSHVVVHPSYTRLSEYKKGSDGLMTLVSTSLDSDVALLYLERPVTGVALSSLPTMEEMRQIETRLNSQWDDEFATNLRPKNVTASGWGATVANASTPSPTLQKTQLTYLPITNCYQRLELGNDLPGIIEAPTNVSKICTMANEVLPWNPDERTQYGNNVCKGDSGGPLLDDVTGKQIGIVSGIPLLTPTCAAVTLPSFYTKVSTYYDWIVSYVNAANPPTSPILPPDFIRNYAADNGSDAGADNGGGDDNASGDCHGGISTNSCQFTGKAQGGGSVHYLWVLSLFAVRIFRTKR encoded by the coding sequence ATGAGCGCAGTTGAGCTATCAGTGGTCTTTATCATGTGGAAAAAAACGCTTCTTTTAGCGGGCGCTTGGGCGATCTGTGCCAGCACCCACGCCATCATTCTCGGAGAAAATGATCCGGACGCCAGTTTTCGAGTGACGATTCGCTCAAGCAACATGGCCGAATTTCCGGTTTGCGGTGGCACTATGGTGTCAGAGCGCTGGGTATTGACGGCGGCGCATTGTGTGGTCATGGGCGAAGGCACCGATCTCGCCAGCTATTTTGTCACCAAACCTCATCAAATCTCGGTCACGGCACGCACGCCGGATCTCAATCTGTCGCAGATAGAGAACTACTTTAATGTCTCTCACGTCGTGGTTCATCCAAGCTATACACGCTTGAGCGAATACAAAAAGGGCAGCGACGGTCTGATGACCTTGGTGAGCACCAGCCTGGATAGTGATGTCGCGTTGCTGTATCTCGAACGGCCCGTGACGGGGGTAGCGTTATCTTCATTGCCGACGATGGAAGAGATGCGCCAAATTGAAACTCGACTCAATAGCCAGTGGGATGATGAATTTGCCACCAACCTGCGACCCAAAAATGTCACCGCATCGGGGTGGGGAGCAACCGTTGCCAACGCATCCACCCCTTCGCCTACACTACAGAAAACGCAGTTAACCTACTTGCCAATCACGAACTGCTATCAGCGCTTAGAACTGGGTAACGACTTACCGGGAATCATTGAAGCGCCAACCAATGTGAGCAAAATCTGCACCATGGCCAATGAAGTGTTGCCTTGGAACCCTGATGAGAGAACGCAATACGGCAACAACGTCTGTAAAGGCGACAGTGGCGGCCCTTTGCTGGATGATGTCACTGGCAAACAGATTGGTATCGTCAGCGGAATTCCACTACTGACACCAACCTGCGCGGCGGTGACCCTGCCAAGCTTTTATACCAAAGTCAGTACCTACTACGATTGGATAGTGAGCTACGTCAATGCCGCGAATCCGCCCACTTCACCGATTTTGCCGCCCGATTTTATCCGCAACTATGCCGCTGACAATGGCAGTGATGCGGGCGCTGACAACGGGGGAGGAGATGATAATGCGTCGGGAGATTGTCACGGAGGCATCTCCACCAACAGCTGTCAATTTACCGGTAAAGCCCAAGGTGGTGGAAGCGTCCACTATCTGTGGGTGTTGAGTCTCTTTGCCGTGCGGATCTTCAGAACAAAACGCTAA
- the queA gene encoding tRNA preQ1(34) S-adenosylmethionine ribosyltransferase-isomerase QueA, whose amino-acid sequence MQVSDFHFDLPDELIARYPQPDRTASRLLQLNGNSGEVKDGTFKDVLDLVQPGDLVVFNNTRVIPARMFGRKASGGKLEVLVERMLDDKRLLAHVRCSKSPKPGSSVILGENDQYSAEMIARHGALFELKLNGDKTLLEVLEEIGHMPLPPYIDRPDEEADKERYQTVYNQKPGAVAAPTAGLHFDAQLLEQMQAKGVELAYVTLHVGAGTFQPVKVDNIHDHHMHAEYAEVPQEVVDAIAATKARGGRIIAVGTTSVRSLESAAQDALKKGAELAPFFADTEIFIYPGYQYQLVDCLITNFHLPESTLIMLVSAFAGYEHTMRAYQHAVDNQYRFFSYGDAMFIEKKTC is encoded by the coding sequence ATGCAAGTTTCAGATTTTCACTTCGACTTACCTGACGAACTGATCGCCCGTTATCCTCAACCAGATCGCACGGCCAGTCGTTTACTTCAGCTAAATGGCAACAGTGGCGAGGTAAAAGATGGCACCTTTAAAGACGTGTTGGACTTAGTTCAGCCGGGGGATTTAGTGGTGTTTAACAATACCCGCGTGATCCCGGCGCGGATGTTTGGCCGTAAAGCCTCGGGCGGTAAACTGGAAGTGCTGGTGGAGCGGATGCTTGATGACAAACGTCTGCTGGCGCATGTTCGCTGTTCTAAATCGCCTAAACCGGGCAGCTCCGTCATTCTGGGTGAAAACGACCAGTACAGTGCGGAGATGATCGCGCGTCATGGTGCCTTGTTTGAACTCAAGCTTAACGGCGATAAAACGCTATTAGAGGTGTTGGAAGAGATTGGCCACATGCCCCTTCCTCCCTATATCGACCGCCCAGACGAAGAGGCGGATAAAGAACGCTATCAAACCGTTTATAACCAGAAACCCGGTGCCGTTGCCGCGCCAACGGCTGGATTGCACTTTGACGCGCAATTGCTGGAACAAATGCAAGCCAAAGGTGTCGAACTGGCTTACGTGACTTTGCATGTTGGGGCGGGCACTTTCCAGCCAGTGAAGGTGGACAATATTCACGACCATCACATGCACGCAGAGTATGCGGAAGTGCCGCAAGAGGTGGTGGATGCCATTGCGGCGACCAAAGCACGTGGTGGGCGCATTATCGCGGTAGGCACCACGTCGGTACGTTCTTTGGAAAGTGCCGCGCAAGATGCGCTGAAAAAAGGCGCTGAGCTCGCGCCATTTTTTGCCGATACCGAGATCTTCATCTACCCGGGTTATCAATACCAGTTGGTCGATTGTTTGATCACCAATTTCCACTTGCCAGAGTCGACGCTCATCATGTTAGTGAGCGCGTTCGCGGGTTATGAACATACCATGCGCGCTTATCAGCATGCGGTGGACAACCAATATCGCTTCTTCTCTTATGGTGATGCGATGTTTATTGAAAAGAAGACTTGCTAA
- the tgt gene encoding tRNA guanosine(34) transglycosylase Tgt gives MKLKFDLKKKNGNARRGQLTFERGTVQTPAFMPVGTYGTVKGMTPEEVKATGAEILLGNTFHLWLRPGQEVMKMHGDLHDFMNWQGPILTDSGGFQVFSLGDIRKITEEGVHFRNPVNGDKIFMDAEKSMEIQKDLGSDIVMIFDECTPYPATHAEAKKSMEMSLRWAQRSRDHFDKLENPNNLFGIVQGGVYEDLRDVSVKGLTEIGFDGYAVGGLAVGEPKEDMHRVLEHTCPQLPEDKPRYLMGVGKPEDLVEGVRRGIDMFDCVMPTRNARNGHLFVTGGVIKIRNATHKTDTSALDPHCDCYTCKNYSKSYLHHLDRCNEILGARLNTIHNLRYYQRLMESIRKAIDEDRFEQFVEEFYARRNREVPPLGQQA, from the coding sequence GTGAAATTAAAGTTCGATCTTAAAAAGAAAAATGGCAATGCCCGTCGTGGTCAACTGACCTTTGAACGCGGTACCGTGCAAACGCCAGCGTTCATGCCAGTGGGGACTTACGGTACGGTAAAAGGGATGACACCAGAAGAAGTGAAAGCCACAGGCGCTGAAATTCTCCTCGGCAATACCTTTCACTTGTGGCTGCGTCCGGGTCAAGAAGTAATGAAAATGCACGGTGACTTGCACGATTTCATGAACTGGCAAGGCCCGATTCTGACCGACTCAGGCGGTTTCCAAGTGTTCAGCTTGGGCGACATTCGTAAAATCACCGAAGAGGGCGTGCATTTCCGTAACCCGGTTAACGGCGACAAGATTTTCATGGATGCAGAAAAATCGATGGAGATCCAAAAAGATCTCGGCTCTGACATCGTGATGATTTTCGACGAATGTACCCCGTATCCAGCAACGCATGCGGAAGCGAAAAAGTCGATGGAAATGTCACTGCGCTGGGCTCAGCGCTCGCGTGATCACTTCGATAAGCTCGAAAACCCCAATAACCTGTTTGGCATCGTGCAAGGTGGTGTTTACGAAGACCTGCGTGATGTTTCGGTCAAAGGGCTGACGGAAATCGGCTTTGATGGCTACGCGGTCGGTGGTCTTGCAGTGGGTGAACCCAAAGAGGATATGCATCGCGTGCTTGAGCATACGTGCCCGCAGCTACCGGAAGACAAACCTCGCTACTTGATGGGCGTGGGTAAACCGGAAGACTTGGTGGAAGGCGTTCGCCGCGGGATCGACATGTTTGACTGCGTGATGCCAACGCGAAATGCGCGTAACGGACACCTGTTTGTCACTGGCGGTGTGATCAAGATCCGTAATGCGACACATAAAACCGATACAAGCGCTCTCGATCCACATTGTGACTGTTACACTTGTAAAAATTACTCAAAGTCGTATCTGCACCATTTGGACCGTTGCAACGAAATCCTCGGCGCTCGCTTGAACACTATCCACAATCTACGTTACTACCAACGTTTGATGGAAAGCATTCGTAAGGCGATTGATGAAGATCGCTTCGAGCAGTTTGTGGAAGAGTTCTACGCAAGGCGCAATCGCGAAGTGCCGCCACTTGGTCAACAGGCTTAA
- the yajC gene encoding preprotein translocase subunit YajC has product MFISQAHAAAEGAPQGGGFEMLIMLGMFAVIFYFMIYRPQAKRVKEHKSLMAAMGKGDEVLTSGGLVGKITKIAEDNDYISIELNTNNEVVIKKDFVTAVLPKGTLKSL; this is encoded by the coding sequence ATGTTTATCTCTCAAGCTCACGCTGCGGCAGAAGGTGCACCACAAGGTGGTGGTTTCGAAATGCTGATCATGCTTGGCATGTTTGCCGTTATCTTTTACTTCATGATTTACCGCCCTCAAGCGAAACGTGTTAAAGAGCACAAAAGCTTAATGGCGGCGATGGGTAAGGGAGACGAAGTACTTACAAGTGGTGGTCTGGTGGGTAAAATCACTAAGATCGCAGAAGACAACGATTACATTTCAATTGAGTTGAACACCAACAACGAAGTTGTGATCAAAAAGGACTTCGTTACCGCTGTGCTACCAAAAGGTACGCTTAAATCTTTATAA
- the secD gene encoding protein translocase subunit SecD, producing the protein MLNRYPLWKYLMVMLTIAIAALYALPNIYGEDPAIQVTGARGASVDMSTLDAVTNALTKENLTHKSIALENGSILVRFNDTDTQLSARDVVSEALGKDKIVALNLAPSTPDWLESIGAAPMKLGLDLRGGVHFLMEVDMDAAMEKLVGQQEEAFRSELRDAKIRYRSIRPTGKQAVEVLLRDAEQVAEAKQLLVKNHPDMTFVESVADGRYELVGTFTEARLQEIRNYAVEQNITILRNRVNELGVAEPLVQRQGASRIVVELPGVQDTARAKEILGATATLEFREVDDKADLAAAASGRAPAGSEIKTDRNGRPVVLKKRVILGGASITDASSSTDEYGRPQVNISLDSEGGNKMSAFSKKNIGKLMATVFAEYKDSGRRTPEGKVILTKHEEVINQATIQSALGRNFRITGIDSVSEAHNLALLLRAGALIAPISIVEERTIGPSMGQQNIDMGIQACIWGMVAVMLFTLLYYRKFGLIANVALMANLVLIIGVMSMIPGATMTLPGIAGIVLTVGMAVDANVLIFERIREELREGRNPQQAIHQGYANAFSTIADANITTLITAIILFAVGTGAIKGFAVTLSIGILTSMFTAIIGTRCIVNLLYGGKRINKLSI; encoded by the coding sequence GTGCTAAACCGTTACCCATTATGGAAGTATTTGATGGTGATGTTAACCATCGCTATCGCTGCCTTGTATGCACTTCCAAATATCTACGGTGAAGATCCGGCAATTCAAGTTACAGGGGCGCGTGGCGCCTCTGTAGATATGTCAACGCTGGATGCTGTCACCAACGCTCTTACCAAAGAGAACCTTACCCACAAATCGATTGCCCTAGAAAATGGCTCGATTCTTGTCCGTTTCAACGATACCGACACCCAATTGAGTGCTCGCGATGTTGTCAGTGAAGCGCTTGGCAAAGACAAGATTGTCGCGCTTAACTTGGCGCCTTCAACGCCAGATTGGCTGGAATCCATCGGTGCTGCGCCGATGAAGCTTGGCCTTGACCTGCGTGGTGGTGTGCATTTCCTGATGGAAGTGGACATGGACGCCGCGATGGAGAAGCTGGTCGGCCAGCAAGAAGAAGCATTTCGCAGTGAGCTACGCGATGCCAAAATCCGTTACCGTTCTATTCGTCCGACGGGTAAACAAGCGGTTGAAGTGTTGCTGCGTGATGCAGAGCAAGTAGCCGAAGCGAAACAGCTGTTAGTCAAAAACCATCCCGACATGACGTTTGTTGAGTCAGTGGCAGATGGTCGCTATGAGTTGGTTGGTACCTTTACCGAAGCGCGTCTGCAAGAGATCCGCAACTACGCGGTTGAGCAGAACATTACCATCCTACGTAACCGTGTGAACGAGCTCGGTGTGGCAGAACCCTTGGTTCAACGCCAAGGCGCGAGTCGCATTGTGGTTGAACTGCCAGGGGTGCAAGACACTGCCCGTGCGAAAGAAATTTTAGGGGCAACGGCAACACTTGAGTTTCGTGAAGTGGATGACAAAGCTGACCTAGCTGCAGCGGCGAGTGGCCGTGCTCCAGCAGGCAGTGAAATCAAAACGGATCGTAATGGTCGTCCGGTCGTGCTGAAAAAACGGGTGATTCTCGGTGGTGCAAGTATTACCGATGCTAGCTCCAGTACCGATGAATACGGTCGTCCGCAGGTAAATATTTCGCTCGATAGCGAAGGGGGCAATAAAATGTCCGCCTTCTCGAAGAAGAACATCGGCAAGCTGATGGCGACGGTGTTTGCGGAATACAAAGATAGCGGCCGTCGCACGCCGGAAGGCAAAGTGATTCTCACTAAGCATGAAGAGGTGATCAACCAAGCGACCATTCAGTCGGCGTTGGGACGCAACTTCCGCATTACTGGGATCGATTCTGTCTCTGAAGCTCACAACTTGGCGTTGCTATTGCGTGCAGGTGCTTTGATTGCCCCTATCTCAATCGTTGAAGAACGTACCATCGGCCCATCTATGGGCCAGCAGAACATCGACATGGGTATCCAAGCGTGTATCTGGGGTATGGTGGCGGTTATGCTGTTTACCCTGCTTTACTACCGCAAGTTTGGCTTGATTGCCAACGTGGCGCTGATGGCGAACTTGGTACTGATTATCGGTGTCATGTCGATGATTCCGGGGGCGACCATGACCCTGCCAGGCATTGCTGGGATTGTCTTGACGGTTGGTATGGCGGTCGACGCCAACGTTCTGATCTTTGAGCGTATCCGTGAAGAGCTTCGTGAAGGGCGCAATCCGCAGCAAGCGATTCATCAAGGATACGCGAATGCGTTTAGCACCATCGCTGACGCCAACATCACCACACTGATCACGGCGATTATTTTGTTCGCGGTCGGAACCGGGGCGATCAAAGGCTTCGCGGTGACGTTATCTATCGGTATTTTGACGTCCATGTTTACGGCCATCATCGGTACGCGTTGCATTGTCAACCTACTGTATGGCGGCAAACGTATTAATAAACTGTCGATCTAA
- the secF gene encoding protein translocase subunit SecF: MFQILKADKAIDFMRWSKVAFALSIVMIGASLFTLSTKWLNWGLDFTGGTLIEVGFEQPANLEEIRSALESKGFADATVQNFGSARDVMVRLRPREDVAGETLGNQILSAIKEGTGKNVEMRRIEFVGPNVGDELTEAGGLAILVSLLCILLYVSMRFEWRLAAGAVLALAHDVIITLGVFSMMQIEVDLTIVAALLTVVGYSLNDTIVVFDRIRENFRKMRKGEPADVMDNSITQTLSRTLITSGTTLFVVIALFAQGGAMIHGFATALLLGITVGTYSSIYVASALALKLGIQKEHLMPPQVEKEGAEFEELP, encoded by the coding sequence ATGTTTCAGATTCTAAAAGCAGACAAAGCGATCGACTTTATGCGTTGGTCGAAAGTCGCATTCGCGTTGTCGATTGTGATGATTGGGGCGTCGCTCTTTACCCTCTCTACTAAATGGTTGAACTGGGGATTGGATTTTACCGGCGGTACCTTGATTGAAGTAGGCTTTGAACAGCCTGCCAATCTAGAAGAGATCCGTAGTGCGCTGGAAAGCAAAGGCTTTGCTGATGCGACAGTACAAAACTTCGGTTCAGCGCGTGATGTGATGGTGCGTCTGCGTCCTCGTGAAGATGTTGCGGGTGAGACGCTGGGCAACCAGATCTTAAGTGCGATTAAAGAAGGTACAGGCAAAAACGTTGAGATGCGCCGTATCGAGTTCGTGGGCCCGAACGTGGGTGACGAACTCACCGAAGCGGGCGGTCTGGCGATTTTGGTCTCTTTGCTGTGTATTTTGCTCTATGTCTCGATGCGTTTTGAATGGCGTCTGGCAGCGGGTGCGGTACTGGCATTGGCGCACGACGTAATCATTACGTTGGGTGTTTTCTCCATGATGCAAATCGAAGTGGATCTTACCATTGTTGCCGCTTTGTTGACGGTAGTAGGTTACTCGCTGAACGATACTATTGTGGTATTTGACCGTATTCGTGAGAACTTCCGCAAGATGCGCAAAGGCGAGCCTGCTGATGTAATGGATAACTCGATCACGCAAACATTGAGCCGTACGCTGATTACATCTGGCACGACCTTATTTGTGGTGATTGCGCTGTTTGCACAGGGCGGGGCGATGATCCACGGTTTTGCTACCGCATTGCTACTGGGTATCACCGTTGGTACTTACTCTTCTATTTATGTGGCTTCGGCGCTGGCGCTGAAACTGGGTATTCAGAAAGAGCACCTGATGCCACCGCAAGTGGAAAAAGAAGGTGCAGAGTTCGAAGAACTGCCTTAA
- the suhB gene encoding inositol-1-monophosphatase codes for MHPMLNIAIRAARKAGNHIAKSLENVEKIESTLKGTNDFVTNVDKEAETIIIDTIKNSYPEHCIIAEENGTIDGRDKDVQWIIDPLDGTTNFVKGIPHFAVSIAVRIKGKTEVACVYDPMQNELFTAQRGSGAQLNNARIRVKQPKDLQGAVIATGFPFKQKQHSESYFKIMSAMFVEVADFRRAGSAALDLCYVAAGRVDGYFELGLKPWDIAAGELIAREAGAIITDFAGGTEYLKSGNVVASSARGVKSLLKHIRENGNDAILK; via the coding sequence ATGCATCCAATGCTAAACATTGCTATTCGCGCTGCGCGAAAAGCAGGCAACCATATTGCTAAATCACTAGAAAACGTTGAGAAAATTGAATCTACGCTAAAAGGCACAAACGACTTTGTGACCAACGTAGACAAAGAAGCAGAAACGATCATTATCGATACTATTAAAAACTCTTACCCAGAGCACTGCATCATCGCTGAAGAAAACGGCACGATTGATGGTAGAGATAAAGACGTACAATGGATCATTGACCCACTGGATGGCACCACCAACTTTGTCAAAGGCATTCCTCATTTCGCGGTTTCTATCGCCGTGCGCATCAAAGGCAAAACTGAAGTGGCTTGTGTTTACGACCCAATGCAAAACGAATTGTTCACCGCTCAGCGTGGTTCAGGTGCACAGCTCAACAACGCACGTATCCGTGTAAAACAGCCAAAAGATCTTCAAGGTGCGGTTATTGCAACCGGTTTCCCATTCAAACAGAAGCAACATTCTGAATCTTACTTCAAAATCATGTCTGCCATGTTTGTTGAAGTCGCAGACTTCCGCCGTGCTGGCTCTGCTGCACTGGATCTTTGTTACGTTGCCGCTGGTCGTGTTGACGGTTACTTTGAGCTTGGTCTCAAACCTTGGGACATCGCTGCGGGCGAGCTGATCGCACGCGAAGCGGGTGCGATCATCACTGACTTTGCCGGCGGTACAGAATACCTGAAATCAGGTAACGTCGTTGCTTCAAGTGCACGCGGCGTTAAATCATTGCTGAAACACATTCGTGAGAATGGTAACGACGCAATTCTTAAGTAA
- the trmJ gene encoding tRNA (cytosine(32)/uridine(32)-2'-O)-methyltransferase TrmJ, with amino-acid sequence MLDQVKVVLVGTSHSGNIGSTARAMKVMGLSQLVLVQPECEVDAQAIALASGASDVALNARIVSSLEEAVGDCALVVGSSARSRTLEWPMLEPRECGEKMIQESKQGAVALVFGRERTGLTNEELQKCHYHVCIPANPEYSSLNLAMAVQTLSYEVRMAYLNDQQSQYAPIAEVEYPRHKELELFYQHLEKVMLASEFISPDQPNQVMNKMRRLFSRARPEAQELNILRGVLTAIEKLHLGKK; translated from the coding sequence ATGTTAGATCAGGTCAAAGTTGTTCTCGTCGGAACGTCCCACTCAGGTAATATCGGCTCTACCGCTCGCGCAATGAAAGTGATGGGCCTAAGCCAATTGGTTCTCGTACAACCGGAATGCGAAGTGGATGCTCAGGCGATTGCGCTGGCCTCTGGTGCCTCTGATGTGGCCTTGAATGCCCGTATTGTCTCTTCTTTAGAAGAGGCGGTGGGTGACTGCGCTTTAGTCGTGGGTTCTAGTGCTCGCTCGCGTACTTTGGAATGGCCGATGCTTGAGCCAAGAGAGTGCGGTGAGAAGATGATCCAAGAAAGCAAGCAAGGTGCGGTGGCGCTGGTTTTTGGTCGCGAGCGCACTGGCTTGACCAACGAAGAGCTGCAAAAGTGCCACTATCACGTCTGCATTCCAGCCAATCCAGAGTACAGCTCATTAAACCTTGCCATGGCGGTACAAACACTCAGCTATGAAGTGCGTATGGCGTACCTGAATGATCAGCAAAGTCAGTACGCACCCATTGCCGAAGTGGAATATCCTCGACACAAAGAGTTAGAACTTTTCTATCAACATCTCGAAAAGGTGATGTTGGCAAGTGAGTTCATCAGTCCCGATCAACCTAATCAAGTGATGAACAAAATGCGTCGTCTGTTCAGTCGTGCTCGCCCGGAGGCGCAAGAGCTCAACATTTTGCGCGGCGTGCTGACGG